Proteins encoded by one window of Chanos chanos chromosome 7, fChaCha1.1, whole genome shotgun sequence:
- the LOC115816316 gene encoding butyrophilin subfamily 3 member A3-like, producing the protein MASMLSVISDQVQVVGPDGPLVVGAGEDVILPCSLKPNISAVNMRVEWYRLHTSDPLVHLYNNGVDRNEDQITSYRGRTSLFREELQKGNTSLKLSRVKVSDEGQYKCLIQSERWYDDVTVQVSVEAIGTYPVISVEGYSNDGGFSLLCEIKGWNPEPEVVWLDNDGNLLPAEDTETLKDTERFHVKKRVTVQDSNTNRFYCRAILTDHMRETEIVISKHVEEKEKQIREVDVTLDPDTANPYLILSEDRKEVTHGNKQQDLPDNPKRFDHWLSVLGKEGFSTGRSYYEVQVSGKTDWTVGVAKESVKRKGNAPLNSETGIWSVSLWNGIEYKARTDPPVPLSLKQKLQTVGVFVDYEEGLISFYKAETGSHIYSFTGLSFTEKIYPYFNPYFHNKNINSAPLIITSVRGFTPIQAGGAYAPTDP; encoded by the exons ATGGCGTCTATGCTTTCAGTCAT ATCAG ATCAGGTTCAAGTTGTTGGTCCAGATGGTCCTCTTGTTGTTGGAGCTGGTGAAGATGtgattctgccctgttctctcaaacccaacatcagtgctgtgaaCATGAGAGTGGAGTGGTATAGACTCCATACATCAGACCCACTGGTCCATTTATATAATAATGGTGTTGACAGGAATGAAGATCAAATTACGTCTTACAGAGGGAGGACATCACTTTTTagagaggaactgcagaaaggcaacacttcattaaaactctccagagtgaaAGTTTCTGATGAAGGACAATACAAATGTTTAATCCAATCTGAACGCTGGTATGATGATGTTACTGTTCAAGTCAGTGTTGAAG CTATAGGAACCTACCCAGTGATCTCAGTGGAGGGCTACAGTAATGATGGGGGATtcagtctactgtgtgaaaTTAAAGGCTGGAACCCTGAACCTGAAGTTGTGTGGCTGGACAATGATGGAAACCTTCTCCCTGctgaagatacagagacactcaaagacacagaaagattccatgttaaaaaacgtgtcactgtacaggacagtaacaccaacagGTTCTACTGCAGAGCAATACTGACAGATCAtatgagggagacagagattgtTATATCAA AGCATGTcgaggaaaaagagaaacagatacgAGAGG TtgatgtgactctggatcctgatacaGCAAATCCTTacctcatcctgtctgaggatcggAAAGAGGTGacacatggaaacaaacaacaggatctccctgacaacccaaAGAGATTTGATCATTGGCTCAGtgtcctgggaaaggaggggttctcCACAGGGAGATCTTACTATGAGGTACAGGTCAGTGGGAAGACTGACTGGACAGTAGGAGTAGCCAAAGAGTCAGTTAAGAGAAAGGGGAATGCTCCACTGAACTCTGAGACTGGAATCTGGTCTGTGAGTCTGTGGAACGGGATTGAATATAAGGCTCGTACTGATCCTCccgtccccctctctctgaaacagaaactcCAGacggtgggggtgtttgtggattatgaggagggtctgaTCTCCTTTTATAAAGCAGAGACTGGATCTCATATCTATTCTTTCACTGGtctgtctttcactgagaaaatcTATCCATATTTCAACCCTTACTttcataataaaaatataaactcAGCTCCACTGATCATCACTTCAGTCAGAGGCTTCACGCCCATTCAAGCTGGGGGGGCATATGCCCCAACAGATCCTTGA